A window from Nitrospirota bacterium encodes these proteins:
- a CDS encoding ammonia-forming cytochrome c nitrite reductase subunit c552: MKKTIGVLVPFIVVFALVIWIKDVGAQYGGNAKKTPEKNVAVDTCYGCHDKIKQLHTLGKHAKINCASCHSGLAKHLENPGPDTRPVTDVSWEACGSCHKEQYDSFMQEAYHRPARDEKSQLTNRAPNPFWDKLMMGHGFTKEHNLTRSHVNMLPDHLVVDRAYGGRFQPKNGWTYVLEKGKAWDILMDREPGTSDQKTFMPQSATAANPVCLQCKSQDLILKWSYLGEPVPGAQWSRTSRPVELVRDLQYGLNCFYCHDPHAAKPRIVRDALIQALTRPEADTVWHQDPNHTNFKVIEMGTRGFTRKIAILEKYDTRLQCGQCHVEYNCNPGYDPKNPDTSKYSVTMADPRTNHFPFKNVLGLYDHYVKQVGFLDFKHGLTGGLLWKAQHPEAETYYNSKHAKAGVGCAACHTPRVTDKKTGKTFTSHFAVTPRVQLKETCLAAKCHPSWTEEQAKYTIDSIKAYGKGKMRKAEFWLSALIDKIVEARKAGVDPEVIKQAQDQHLRAHILWEYWTAENSDGFHNPELARESLTRSVDESQKGIKILADAMAPKAAPAAAGGH; this comes from the coding sequence ATGAAGAAAACAATTGGCGTTCTCGTTCCCTTTATCGTCGTGTTCGCTCTTGTCATCTGGATCAAGGACGTGGGTGCGCAGTACGGGGGAAACGCGAAAAAAACGCCAGAAAAAAACGTAGCCGTAGACACTTGCTACGGATGTCATGACAAGATCAAGCAACTCCATACCCTGGGAAAACACGCGAAGATAAACTGCGCCAGCTGTCATTCCGGTCTGGCCAAACACCTGGAGAACCCGGGTCCTGACACGCGTCCCGTCACGGACGTGTCCTGGGAGGCATGCGGAAGTTGTCACAAGGAGCAGTATGACAGCTTCATGCAGGAGGCCTATCACCGCCCCGCGCGGGACGAGAAGTCGCAGCTCACGAATCGCGCACCCAACCCCTTCTGGGATAAGCTTATGATGGGCCACGGATTTACGAAGGAGCATAATCTCACAAGAAGCCACGTCAACATGCTGCCTGACCACCTCGTGGTTGACCGGGCCTACGGCGGCAGGTTCCAGCCGAAAAACGGATGGACCTATGTGCTCGAAAAGGGAAAGGCATGGGATATTCTGATGGACCGGGAGCCCGGGACAAGCGACCAGAAGACCTTCATGCCCCAGAGCGCGACAGCGGCAAACCCGGTCTGCCTCCAGTGCAAGTCCCAGGACCTGATTCTCAAATGGTCCTACCTGGGAGAGCCCGTCCCAGGGGCGCAATGGTCGCGCACCTCTAGGCCCGTTGAGCTCGTCCGGGACCTCCAATACGGACTGAACTGCTTTTACTGCCACGACCCTCACGCCGCGAAGCCCCGCATCGTCCGGGACGCCCTGATCCAGGCACTGACAAGGCCCGAGGCGGACACGGTCTGGCATCAGGACCCCAATCACACGAACTTCAAGGTCATCGAAATGGGCACGCGCGGCTTCACGAGAAAGATAGCGATCCTTGAGAAATACGACACCCGGCTCCAGTGCGGCCAGTGCCATGTCGAGTACAATTGCAACCCGGGGTACGACCCGAAGAATCCCGATACTTCCAAGTACAGCGTGACCATGGCGGACCCGCGGACCAACCATTTCCCCTTTAAGAACGTGCTGGGGCTCTATGACCACTATGTGAAGCAGGTGGGCTTCCTCGACTTCAAGCACGGGCTCACCGGTGGGCTCCTGTGGAAAGCCCAGCATCCCGAGGCTGAAACATACTACAATTCTAAGCACGCCAAAGCGGGCGTCGGCTGCGCCGCCTGCCACACACCCAGGGTCACGGACAAGAAAACCGGCAAGACCTTCACCTCCCATTTTGCCGTGACGCCGCGGGTCCAGCTGAAGGAGACCTGTCTGGCAGCGAAGTGCCACCCTTCGTGGACCGAAGAGCAGGCAAAGTACACCATCGACTCGATCAAGGCCTACGGAAAGGGAAAGATGAGAAAAGCCGAATTCTGGCTTTCGGCGCTCATCGACAAGATCGTTGAGGCCAGGAAGGCCGGTGTGGATCCCGAAGTCATCAAGCAGGCGCAGGACCAGCACCTCCGGGCCCATATCCTGTGGGAATACTGGACTGCGGAGAACTCAGACGGCTTCCACAACCCCGAACTGGCGCGAGAATCCTTGACGCGGTCCGTTGATGAATCTCAGAAAGGGATCAAGATCCTCGCTGATGCCATGGCGCCGAAGGCGGCTCCCGCGGCTGCAGGAGGCCATTAG
- a CDS encoding branched-chain amino acid ABC transporter permease, with the protein MLIPVWTGILVLPFTGIRAALSLAAAAALLIAVGNMAGHGTVQRLLVSLRERASHAVARSAPIRAALGSRTSLVMLVVLLIVLPLFLNDYFRDVLTLTCMYVVLALGLNLIVGQAGLLNLGYVAFYAIGAYTYSILSTTAGLPFWPGLVVGALAAAGCAALVGLPTLRLRGDYFAIVTLGLGEITRIILNNWDRMTGGPNGISRIGRPVIAGYTLHRTIDFYYLILAIVIVTIFLMQRLIASRIGRSWVAIREDEVAAEAMGVNTFRLKMLAFVLGSAWAGLAGVFFAAKMAFVSPESFTFFESVIILCMVVLGGMGSIPGIILGALLLITLPEVFRDFQDYRMLAFGIALVLMMIFRPQGLLGTVKTGSR; encoded by the coding sequence GTGCTGATCCCGGTCTGGACAGGCATTCTCGTCCTGCCTTTCACCGGTATCAGAGCGGCTCTTTCTCTGGCGGCTGCCGCCGCGCTTCTCATCGCAGTCGGGAACATGGCCGGCCACGGAACCGTTCAGCGCTTGCTCGTTTCGTTGCGGGAAAGGGCATCCCATGCTGTTGCCCGGTCCGCGCCGATCCGGGCAGCGCTCGGGTCCCGAACCTCCCTTGTCATGCTTGTCGTCCTGCTCATTGTCCTTCCTTTGTTCTTGAACGACTATTTTCGTGATGTTTTGACGCTCACCTGTATGTACGTCGTCCTTGCCCTGGGTTTGAATCTCATAGTCGGGCAGGCAGGCCTCCTGAATCTGGGCTACGTCGCCTTCTACGCGATCGGAGCCTATACGTACTCAATCCTTTCCACGACCGCGGGACTGCCGTTCTGGCCGGGACTCGTTGTGGGGGCGCTCGCCGCCGCGGGCTGCGCGGCCCTTGTCGGTCTGCCCACGCTCAGGCTGCGGGGCGATTATTTCGCGATCGTGACACTCGGGCTCGGCGAGATCACGCGCATCATCCTGAACAACTGGGACCGGATGACGGGCGGCCCGAACGGCATCTCGAGGATCGGGAGGCCGGTCATTGCCGGGTACACTCTTCACCGGACCATAGATTTCTACTATCTTATCCTGGCCATCGTGATCGTCACGATTTTTCTGATGCAGCGGCTGATTGCATCACGCATCGGCAGATCGTGGGTAGCTATCCGCGAGGACGAGGTGGCCGCAGAGGCCATGGGAGTCAATACGTTCAGGCTCAAGATGCTGGCTTTCGTTCTGGGCTCCGCCTGGGCGGGCCTGGCAGGCGTCTTCTTCGCCGCAAAGATGGCCTTCGTGTCTCCGGAGAGCTTCACCTTCTTTGAATCGGTCATCATCCTCTGCATGGTCGTCCTCGGAGGCATGGGGAGCATCCCCGGCATCATCCTGGGCGCGCTGCTCCTGATAACGCTTCCCGAGGTATTCCGTGACTTTCAGGACTACCGGATGCTGGCCTTTGGCATCGCCCTCGTGTTGATGATGATCTTCCGGCCCCAGGGGCTGTTGGGAACGGTCAAAACGGGGTCACGGTAG
- a CDS encoding ABC transporter ATP-binding protein — protein sequence MLLLETKTLTKNFGGLKALDGVDMRLERERIVSIIGPNGAGKTTFFNCITGIYQPTRGKAIFHDRDITGMAPHDITALGIARTFQNIRLFSGMTCLENVMVAGHCRTKAGVFGAMFRPKRVVKEERDMVYRAADILKFAGLETRQAILASNLSYGDQRRLEIARALGTEPHLLLLDEPAAGMNPQETRDLMNLIRRIRDNGVAILLIEHDMKVVMGISDRVLVLDHGVKIAEGAPRDIQDDPQVIEAYLGREAHA from the coding sequence ATGCTGCTGCTCGAAACAAAAACACTGACAAAGAACTTCGGCGGACTCAAGGCGCTTGACGGCGTCGACATGAGGCTGGAGCGGGAGAGGATCGTCAGCATCATCGGTCCGAACGGGGCAGGCAAGACCACCTTCTTCAACTGCATCACCGGGATCTATCAACCGACGCGGGGGAAGGCGATATTTCATGACCGAGACATCACCGGCATGGCTCCCCACGATATCACTGCACTCGGAATCGCACGCACCTTCCAGAACATCCGGCTGTTTAGCGGCATGACCTGCCTGGAAAACGTCATGGTAGCGGGCCACTGCCGGACCAAAGCCGGAGTGTTCGGCGCCATGTTCCGGCCGAAGCGGGTGGTCAAAGAGGAGCGGGACATGGTATACCGCGCAGCGGACATCCTGAAGTTCGCGGGTCTCGAAACCAGGCAGGCCATCCTGGCCTCGAACCTCTCCTATGGAGACCAGCGGCGTCTCGAGATCGCCCGCGCCCTGGGTACCGAACCCCACCTGCTGCTGCTCGACGAACCTGCCGCCGGCATGAACCCCCAGGAAACCCGTGACCTGATGAACCTGATCCGCAGGATCCGCGACAACGGCGTTGCGATCCTGTTGATCGAACATGACATGAAGGTCGTCATGGGAATATCCGACAGGGTGCTCGTGCTGGATCACGGGGTGAAGATCGCCGAGGGAGCTCCCAGGGATATCCAGGACGATCCCCAGGTCATCGAGGCCTATCTTGGCAGGGAAGCTCATGCTTGA